A part of Candidatus Obscuribacterales bacterium genomic DNA contains:
- a CDS encoding GlsB/YeaQ/YmgE family stress response membrane protein, whose protein sequence is MNIIAWIILGLLAGAIAKAIVPGYQGGNWLATLVLGIVGAFIGGTLHSFIQNGNLQLTAPGLSIGGVVLAVLGAIIAIFLYGTLTRRST, encoded by the coding sequence ATGAACATTATTGCCTGGATTATTTTAGGGCTACTAGCAGGTGCGATCGCCAAGGCAATCGTTCCTGGATATCAGGGTGGTAACTGGCTGGCCACACTGGTATTGGGAATTGTGGGGGCTTTTATTGGCGGTACCTTGCACAGCTTTATCCAAAATGGTAACTTACAGCTCACCGCTCCTGGATTGAGCATTGGTGGGGTAGTTTTGGCTGTTCTAGGGGCAATCATTGCTATTTTCCTCTACGGTACGCTAACTCGCAGAAGTACATAG